The sequence below is a genomic window from Sceloporus undulatus isolate JIND9_A2432 ecotype Alabama chromosome 5, SceUnd_v1.1, whole genome shotgun sequence.
TGTGTAAAATCACTTAAGACACTACCTttgtctccttcttcctttttgtttttcatcCTTAGGGACTGCTCTGCAATGTGAAGTTTGCACAGGTCTTGGCCACAACTGTACTGGTGAAGTGGAAACATGTCCTCCAAATCATGATTTTTGTGCCATCAGTATGTTTGAAACTGAACGGGGTAAGCAACATggggaaatgtgtttttgtttttgtttttacaattatTGTATAGTTTATAGAATTCAGAATACGGTACTCATGTTCTGTAGTTGCAGAATGGAGAAGGCCCACTGTAGGTTGTtaatggcatttatttatttatttgatttacatcctgtttttctcccaaaatgggaccttTGTGGTATTCTTTTCCCAGGGTAATGGGTAGGCAGAAGACCAAAGCTTTTGTTTTCAGAATCCTGTACCTCTTTTTTGATAGCCAATTGCATTTGACAACTTAAATCtaggatgattttttaaaaactttcatgctattgctatatttaaTGAGCTTTTAGACTacacatattattattgttgtcatgtgccctcaaatagtttctgacttattgtggtATCATGTGTTCAGACAGGGTTTACAAttgactttctctgaggctgtgagGGGATgctttgcccaaggccacccaattgACTTTcgtggttgagcagggatttgaaccttgatctcctggTTTCCTAATTCAgtactcaacccactacaccacacggACTTTCAGTACAatgttattgtactgtattgtttagGCAGAACCATGGGCAAATTTTCTGCCCCCTAACCTTTGGTATGGGGCAATTGCACAAATAcctaaaacataaaaaaaaatgcaaaccagAACAGAAACAGAAGTGGTAAAATGATCATTGGGTTTCTACAACCTAACTGAAAAGCAGATGGCAGACAATTCATCCTGTTTTCACCAGAGAAATGGGATCCAGGGAATTTGGAAATGCTGAGGGCCATACAATTATCCCACAAAGAAATTTTGCTCACTGTTGATGTACAGTGTATGACGATTTTGCAATCTACTTCAGAGAATAGTCTTGGCTTTGaagcaaacaacagcagcaatggtCTTGATACATAAAATTTGAAGCATTCTATCAGAATGAGAAGTGACTGGCATAAAGGGCCTCTAGTCTTCCCAGACCCAGATTAACACAAGCTTAAAGAAATTATTTGCTTTTAAACTTCTTTGTATCATCATTATATGCTGGAAAATTTCTCTCACTTTCCTTCCTTTGCAGAAGAAATAAAAGTTCATGGTCTTGTTAAAAACTGTGTTCCATCCACTGTCTGTGAAGCTGGTTCTGCTGATATTAACTTGGGTAAAAAAGGAAGATCGCGGACAGGTGTTTTTTGCTGCAAAGGCGATGCTTGCAATACAGTTTCTTCTGCCAAACGTAGGTGTTTATCAGTTTTTGTACTTTTACTATCTGGTCTTCTTACACCACTGCACCACTATTTGAGGGAGTTGTATCCCCCCCTCTTTATTATAGTTTCCAAAATTCCCAGTTAGCATGATTacaaaaacaatttttccaagctctgccgtGCATCGCAcatgcatacaaacacacactcctACATACTTCCTCAAGCTTTTGTTAAAAGAGGAATGGCCGGAAtaggcccaagacattttgcctcTTTAAGCAGCAGTATTGCATGATTTGAGATCCACGCACTTGTTGCTTCTCATAGGGTGCTTGGACTCTTTGGTAGCACCAGGCTTCAGCAAAACATCATTCAATTTAAATAACTTTTAAGCAAGCAAATGCCATATAGATCCCAGGGATGACTTGACTATGCAAACAATTTAAATAACTTTTAAGAGTTATTTAACCATATATATGGTTCTCTTAAAAGTTATATATATGGTTCTCATAAAAGTTATATATATGGTTctaataaacattatttaaattGTTTGCATAGTCAAGTCATCCCTGGGATCTATATTGTGTATGGTATTTGCTATAAGGAGGTGGCTGCTTGTCCAAAGTCATCAGCAATAGTGATGACTTGCTTAATGGGCTGGAAGTGGTGGGGCCCTTAATTGGGAGTGACCATATTCTCCCAGAGTTTGTTATACAGAGCAAAGGGGAAGCCAAGCGTAGCCAgatatgcattctagactttaaggaAGCTGATTTCAGtgaacttagggaaatactgggtgtgaaCCCATGGTTAGGagtactaaaagagaaggggtTCATGATGGATGAGAGTTTGTTAAAAGTGAGATACTGCGGGCATAATTTTGAAGGTtccaatgagaaggaaaaatgagAGGTGTCTAAAGAACCCAGGACAGATGTTTAAAGAATGTTCATTTGAGCTCAAATTGCAAagggacatgtacaagaaatggaaaataggggaaatcaccaaaaaggaattcaaacaaatagccagcatgtgtagggagaaagtcagaaaagctataGCACTGAATGacttcaggcttgctagagaggttaaaaacaataaaaagggctttcttagttatgtccatagcaaaaaacagaacaaggaactgcatggagaagatggcaaaatagtaacatgggacagagaaaagacagaattactcagcaccttctttgcctcagtcttatCCCCAAAAGACAACAGTGCTCTGCCTAAGGAATATGAATCAGATGATGCagtaggagaaatgcagcacagaataggtaaagggGTACTACAGAAATGCCttgctactctaaatgaattcaagtctccagggacagatgaactacatccaagggtagttttaaaaaaagtggcaGAAGTGAGAATTTCTGGAGAACAGAAATCCCAagagactggaagagggcaaatgttgtccccattttcaaaaaggcagGGGGAGGGCCCAAACAATTAGCAACCAGTCatcctgacatcaataccaggaaagattctaaagcagatcatgaAGCAAATAGCCTGCaaacacttagaaaggaatgccatgatcactaaaaattaacatggatttctcaagaaCAAGTCATGCTacacaaatcttatctcttttttggaTGGAGTTACCAGCTTTCTAGATGAACAGAATGCTTTGggtgtagcatatcttgatttcagtaagacctttgacaaccACTCCACTTCACATCCTGTGCATTCAGAAGTGATGCAATCCAAGGGCTGTACACATGCTATTCTCAGAAACTAAAGACGATCCTggcatggcagttatagtggagaCAGAAAGCCTGTTAAGACTAACATTTGAGTGTAGATGATTTAGATGGTAGATATAATGAATAACTCAGCTCTCAAAATGGGTATAGCATCTCAGGGTTAAAGTTTCTCTTGGGGAGTAGGAAGTGAATCTGATCCTCACACCAAAGTTTAACTCAGAGTTGCCATTGTACAATgcccatatatacatatatatttgttaGATTATTACAACATACAGTACCAGTTTTGCATTGGACAAATCTTTAACATATATGTTCATTTAAATTATATCCTTGACGGAATAAAACTAATGGTCAACATAGTttatgctgttattgttgttaaaagACTTGCACTCCAAGGCTGGAAAGAAAACCACCAACAATTCAATGGTCCATTCAGTTCAATGGTCAGAAGATCTCACTGCTTTAGTTACTTATTAGTCCAGTATTTTATAGATGCCAGCTCTGAGAAAATATGGTCAGCTTAATATTAATCTATTTGCCTAGTCCCCATTTGGAAACTATTTATTTACCTGCTTCTCtgattttttatcttcttttcctttcttttcaatcatacttttaaaaatccaataaagtttatattttttaaatgtttgtaacaCACATTATCATACTCAGAAGCTGactttctctttttgtgtttgtttagtGCCACTTCTAGATCTCAGACTCAATGGTCTGCGGTGCCCAGCGTGCTATGCTTCATCTTCTGAGTCATGCAATGATGATGTAGTTGACTGTGTTGGATCAGAGTCTCACTGTATTGATTTGGTTGGATATGTATACACAGGTAATGTATTTATGATGCACACAGTCCTGCATACAGTTTGCTTTCTTATTGGCTTCAGTAATTGTCCCCATATCAGATTTGTAGttcagatttgttttttaaagttatgaaTATTATGCAGAGGGAGAAATAAAGAAACACCTGCTGGATCTTGTGAAACTCATCCTAGTAGCCTTGCTACAGCAATCTGAGGCAGCATGATTATTTTTATGATACTGATCTAACACTTaatatatcatatatcatatatcatatcATGTAACAAAATATCTCAAAGCAGTTCTCATGCAACTCCAGCTTGCTGAAGTACAATGAATGGCAACGAATGGCAAGAAAAATGATTAAGGTGGGAGATAACAAGATAGACAGGGCATGAATGCActactgtggccctccagatgttgtctgaTGGCTAACCAGAATAATAAtgagggattatgggatttgtaatccagaAACATCTGGCAGACCACATACTATATAgaagatagataatagatagattgatagatgtAAATGGATAGACAGAAAATCTGCCCTGTGTGTTAATCTAAACTTTAatggagttatccaaggtgtAAAACATATTTTAGGCATAGGGTTGAAAAAGGGAACCATCAGAGTATAATTTGCCTTGCACTCTTTCCCAAACTGCTCTTAGAGATCTGTAGGAATAAAAAAGTGGTTAAATTCTTCTCACCCTGATGTGTTTTAACCATTAACTTCAATACAATAAACGGCTGGCAACTTTCCACATGAACTTATGTCCACAACAATGTTacagtttttattattatcattattattctgGTTAGCCTTCagacaatatctggagggccacagtagTGCATTACAATTTGGTTACTTTTATGAATATGCTCCTAACTTTAGATACCATATGGGTTCATCAAGACAACAAAATTGTTAACTTCAGTCTTGATTCTTCTGTTTCATTGATCTGCTCTCCACTGCCTGTTTTCTTTCAAATCTCTGATTTATTATGCTGGTTTCATgttaatattgtattgtatttaatagtTGCAGAAGACTAAATAATCCAGAGGCAccacatcctgtctgatcttagaaattAAGCAAGCTCAgctctggttagttcttggatgggagactgtcaacaaatagcAGGTGttgcaggctgtatttcaaaggaaggaactgacaaaaccacctctgaatataccttgcctaagaaaacccgatgggattcatgggattgccataggtcaacaagtgacttgaaggcacgtacacTCAGAGTTTACTGTTAGCCACCTTGAAGCTTTTCTTGTTGAAAGAAAGAATATGAATCCatcaaaattaaaaggaaaaaaccacacaaaatgtGTCGCTTCTGAACAGGGAAGGGCACCAGCCAAGAGAGAACAAGGGAAGCTTTATCTAGCCTTTATACAAATACCAGTATAATCTTTTGTTCAAATCTTTAGCCAGTTGAGATGAAGATAGATGGCTAGCGATTGCCCCCTCGTGGCTAACCAGTATCTTGTTCATTTTTCTGTTCTAATATCAtcaggtgaaacatcagagaaAGTGGCCATGAAGGGCTGTGCAACTCAGGCGGTCTGTGATGCTACTGTAGGAGGTGCAGCCACTTTTACTGGGGTCAGCTCAGCTATCACAAAGCTTGAATGCAGAGCAGCCAGCAGCATTGCCAGCCTACCTTCTAGACCTTCTGGACTCTTTCTTTCAGCCATTTTTGGGCTCTTGGTGATTCAGCTCTCATCCTAATtcaattggccctccatagccatggatttttttatccacagattcaaccatccacagcttgaaaatcttaaaaaaaaatccagaaagcaaaccttgattttgccattttatataagggacaccattttactatgccatttatttaatgggactcaagcatccacggatttcagtatccatgggggatcctggaaccaaaccccagcagataccatgggcccactatATTTGTATTGATTAACAAATGGATGGAGGTCCTAAACTGAGGACTATGCTAAAATTTAGCTCTCAGTTATGATAGTTGGGCATATGGGATAACTGAGCTCAGGGATGGTGCACAATAATTATGGTTGTATAAAAACCTTAGccacaaactgaactttaaaaaaaaaagttagcaaAGGGTTTGATTCATCCATATCTGGTTATCTTACAGCAATATCATAATATCAGAAAACAGTCATAGCTACTGGGGAACATTTTGATATGCATGGTGATTTAAAAAGAatagtgcaaaagtaaagctgttcttattcaattctgcaccattctttttgaatcatccTGTACTGGTATAGTGATGCACCTAATGGCCCCGGTGCAGAAAAGTAAAATTCGCCTATTGCTTCTCTAATGGGGTGACATATGGCTTTAATTATGTTATCTGGCCTTTGTGTCTCTTTCTTGATGCCCACCTATATGCTTAGAAAGAGCAGTCTCAGAGGCCAAGGTCATTGTAAGGCCCTACTTTCTGACATGAAAGACTATACAGTACGACCCCCCATATCCACAGGTGATAGGTTCCCAGACTTACTGGGGAAACATGAAGCTGTGGATAATTGTGAAACCTACTGAAATGAATGACTGCTGGTAAAAATTAACCACagactcatgctggagggcctagagagtCTTAAAGCAAACacttctaggcatttctaggtcttccagtaccAATCAACCTCTACTGGAAGCACACTGTAgattcacactggaggacctagaaaatgcctagagagaacatatatttttcagatgtgggtaagtgaaaccatgggTATTGGTTTCATGGATACAGGGGTTGTACTGTATTACATAATCCAAATGCTGAGATTCTGTTTATTCCGTGTTAGGcctcagcagtggcatcactaggggggtgcagggaATACAGCCTACACCGGGTGACATCCCAGTAGAGGGGTGAGACCCAGTTGGGCCTCCTCCAGCACCCCTCGCTGCCATCGCAAACACACTGATGGAGAGGGCCAGGCATGCCAGCCCCTAAAACCCCACCCCACAGGAGCCCTGCCCCtcgtaccaggtgacacccagacaTGCTACTGGTCCTCACTGGTGCCCAGAGGCTTCCATAACATGGGGGAGTGAATCCAGACTAacttttaaaatagataaacagGGAGCCAAATCCTACCCAAAATAGTTCATCACCTTGGGTAGCTTTATGATTCACTTTAGAAAACAAAGCCAATTCATCTCTCTACTGACAATGCAAATCTCCAGCAGCCACTACTGCAGTTAATAACTTTGCCCCCAAATCCCAACTCTTGAGTAGTCATAGGAACAAATGGTAGGTACACTTGCACATGTGCAAAGTTCTTCCTTTGCCACACTGAGGGCTGGTCCACACACTCCTTTTAAGTTACAGCTATTCTGGATTTTGGCTAGATTATGTTGCTGAGCGAAGTTGTAAGCAAGCATAGTGACACTAAGCAATGAAGTCCACATACAGCCTTCCTTTACATTGCCCTGTTTTTTTTAAGAATATCCCCATCATCTAATTGACATTAAACTAAGATAACAAACTGATTAAATGTTTGATTGAAAAACAGTTAGATGTCTGACCTGTTCTTTTTAGACAACCAGTTCcttaaatagcaaaatcaatgacAGAAACAAAGTGTAAGATATTGATTTGTATGTTATTTACTGAAGCTTTGGACAGGTTATATTTCTTCTCTGTGTATTTTACAGCCTTGTTTTGATTTACTGATCAATGCATTGTCTGACAGATGGCAACAATAATCAATTATAGCTTTCCATTATACTCTACATTTTAG
It includes:
- the LOC121930689 gene encoding phospholipase A2 inhibitor and Ly6/PLAUR domain-containing protein-like gives rise to the protein MQVSLRIGLLLAFLARGTALQCEVCTGLGHNCTGEVETCPPNHDFCAISMFETEREEIKVHGLVKNCVPSTVCEAGSADINLGKKGRSRTGVFCCKGDACNTVSSAKLPLLDLRLNGLRCPACYASSSESCNDDVVDCVGSESHCIDLVGYVYTGETSEKVAMKGCATQAVCDATVGGAATFTGVSSAITKLECRAASSIASLPSRPSGLFLSAIFGLLVIQLSS